From a single Oceanobacillus kimchii X50 genomic region:
- a CDS encoding helix-turn-helix transcriptional regulator, with protein sequence MVNRVKLTRIEKGITQQQLAARTGITRQTIGLIEKGHYNPTLQLCIKIAKNLDVTLNDLFWEENNS encoded by the coding sequence ATGGTCAATCGTGTGAAATTAACTCGAATAGAAAAAGGTATAACGCAACAACAATTAGCAGCCCGAACAGGTATAACAAGGCAAACAATTGGATTAATAGAAAAAGGGCACTACAACCCGACTCTACAACTATGTATTAAAATAGCAAAAAATCTAGATGTAACGTTAAATGATCTATTTTGGGAGGAGAATAACTCATGA
- a CDS encoding N-acetylmuramoyl-L-alanine amidase, producing the protein MKLYLDPGHGGSDPGATGNGLQEKTINLDIAIRIRNLLLSNYNNVSVKMSRTTDSTKSLAQRTTEANNWNADYFLSIHCNSFNGSADGYEDFIHNSLSDQSITARYQTIIHEEVSKVNQLRNRGKKKANFHVLRESYMPALLTENGFIDHSGDAAKLRDSSWRQRVAQGHVNGLALAFQLQPKNNTPDPSPSNFYKVIAGSFRQRDNAEERVDLLSAEDMEAIIVPVTISGQQWYRVQSGAFRDRDNANTRINQLQELGIEAFIINE; encoded by the coding sequence ATGAAACTATACCTTGATCCCGGACATGGTGGTAGTGATCCTGGAGCTACAGGTAATGGACTACAAGAAAAAACGATCAATCTAGATATCGCTATACGAATACGAAATTTATTACTCTCTAATTACAACAATGTATCTGTAAAAATGAGCAGGACAACAGATAGTACAAAAAGCTTAGCTCAACGAACAACCGAGGCGAACAATTGGAATGCAGACTATTTTCTTTCTATTCATTGTAACTCCTTTAATGGTTCAGCTGATGGCTACGAGGACTTTATCCACAATAGTCTATCGGATCAATCGATCACTGCTAGATATCAAACCATTATTCATGAAGAGGTAAGTAAAGTTAATCAACTGCGAAACCGCGGTAAAAAGAAAGCAAATTTCCATGTACTACGCGAATCCTATATGCCTGCGCTTCTCACAGAGAACGGTTTTATTGACCATAGCGGCGATGCAGCAAAATTACGTGATTCTTCATGGCGACAACGTGTCGCACAAGGTCATGTCAATGGATTGGCTCTAGCTTTCCAACTTCAACCTAAGAATAATACGCCTGATCCTTCTCCATCTAACTTTTATAAAGTAATTGCCGGATCATTCAGACAACGAGATAACGCAGAAGAACGTGTAGATCTTCTATCGGCCGAAGATATGGAAGCAATTATTGTACCAGTAACTATATCTGGACAACAGTGGTATCGTGTTCAATCCGGTGCATTTCGT